A genomic segment from Corylus avellana chromosome ca5, CavTom2PMs-1.0 encodes:
- the LOC132181828 gene encoding uncharacterized protein LOC132181828, which translates to MRGVMRFGKKGKLSLRFIGLVKITQRAGRLAYQIALSLDLVGTHDVFHISMLRKYIANPDLVVEYESLGIQEGLTYVKEPVKIVDRKEQVLHTKTIPIVKVLWCNHGVEEASWEVEHDIQSCYPHLFE; encoded by the coding sequence ATGAGGGGAGTGATGAGATTTGGGAAGAAGGGGAAGCTCAGCCTTCGATTTATTGGACTAGTCAAGATCACCCAGAGAGCGGGAAGATTGGCATACCAAATTGCCTTATCCCTAGACTTGGTTGGTACACATGACGTTTTTCACATCTCAATGCTGAGGAAGTATATCGCTAACCCTGACCTGGTGGTGGAGTATGAATCGTTAGGGATCCAAGAGGGATTAACCTATGTCAAGGAGCCAGTAAAAATCGTGGATAGAAAGGAGCAAGTGTTACATACCAAGACGATACCTATCGTGAAGGTGTTATGGTGTAACCATGGTGTCGAGGAAGCATCATGGGAGGTAGAGCATGACATACAAAGCTGCTATCCGCATTTGTTTGAGTGA